From a region of the Paraburkholderia hospita genome:
- a CDS encoding ATP-binding protein encodes MDKLEQFLSRAEAVLVRLEAMLPPASPQIDWSAAVAFRWRKRQGRGYLQPVPAISLISLDDLQNIDRQKNLIEQNTKQFVSKQPANNVLLTGARGTGKSSLIKACLNAYSKDGLRLIEVDKDDLHDLGDIVDLISARPERFIVFCDDLSFEEGESGYKALKVALDGSVAAQSDNVLIYATSNRRHLLPEYMSDNETYKHTSDGEIHPGEVVEEKISLSERFGLWVSFYPFKQDDYLSIVAHWLHHFGCNDADVETARGDALIWALERGSRSGRVAWQFARDWSGKRAQA; translated from the coding sequence ATGGATAAACTCGAACAATTCCTGAGCCGCGCCGAAGCCGTGCTGGTGCGGCTCGAAGCGATGCTTCCGCCGGCTTCGCCCCAAATCGACTGGTCCGCGGCTGTTGCATTCCGCTGGCGCAAGCGTCAGGGGCGCGGCTACTTGCAGCCGGTTCCCGCAATCTCGCTGATTTCGCTCGACGATCTGCAGAACATCGACCGACAGAAAAACCTGATCGAACAGAACACGAAGCAGTTCGTCAGCAAGCAGCCCGCCAACAATGTGCTGCTTACGGGCGCGCGCGGCACGGGCAAGTCGTCGCTGATCAAGGCGTGCCTGAACGCGTATTCGAAGGACGGTCTGCGTCTGATCGAAGTCGACAAGGACGATCTGCACGATCTGGGCGATATCGTCGATCTGATCTCGGCGCGGCCCGAGCGCTTCATCGTGTTCTGCGATGACCTGTCGTTCGAAGAAGGCGAGTCGGGCTACAAGGCGCTGAAGGTGGCGCTCGATGGATCGGTGGCCGCGCAGTCGGACAATGTGCTGATCTACGCGACTTCGAATCGCCGCCATCTGCTGCCCGAGTACATGAGCGACAATGAGACGTACAAGCACACGTCCGACGGCGAAATTCATCCGGGCGAAGTGGTCGAAGAAAAGATCTCGCTGTCCGAACGCTTTGGCCTGTGGGTCAGTTTCTACCCGTTCAAACAGGACGACTATCTGTCGATCGTCGCGCACTGGCTGCATCACTTCGGCTGCAACGATGCCGATGTCGAAACGGCGCGCGGTGACGCGCTGATCTGGGCGCTGGAACGCGGCTCGCGTTCCGGGCGCGTCGCGTGGCAGTTCGCGCGCGACTGGTCCGGCAAGCGGGCACAGGCATGA
- a CDS encoding polyprenyl synthetase family protein, with amino-acid sequence MSSTATPTPNAANLLAPIAEDMQQVNRVIRHRLASEVMLINQISEYIISAGGKRLRPALLLLVAGALGDRTGYRHELAAVVEFIHTATLLHDDVVDESDLRRGRQTANALFGNAASVLVGDFLYSRSFQMMVGVGKMRVMEILSEATNIISEGEVLQLLNMHDADVDEARYMQVIRYKTAKLFEAAAQLGAVLAGADATTEAAAAEFGRRIGTAFQIMDDWLDYTGTPESMGKNAGDDLREGKPTLPLIYLIERGTPEQAALAREAIEQGGTDRFDEIFEAITRSGALDHTLDCAKQEAQAAVAAISSFPDSIYKESLLELCSYSTTRQS; translated from the coding sequence ATGTCGTCAACCGCCACCCCCACCCCCAACGCAGCAAATCTGCTCGCTCCGATCGCCGAAGACATGCAGCAGGTGAATCGCGTCATCCGGCACCGTCTGGCGTCCGAGGTGATGCTGATCAACCAGATCTCCGAGTACATCATCAGTGCCGGAGGCAAGCGCCTGCGGCCTGCGCTGCTGTTGCTCGTGGCGGGTGCGCTCGGCGACAGGACGGGGTATCGGCACGAACTGGCGGCCGTCGTCGAGTTTATTCATACGGCGACGCTGCTGCACGACGATGTCGTCGACGAATCCGATCTGCGCCGTGGCCGTCAGACGGCGAATGCGCTGTTCGGCAACGCGGCAAGCGTGCTGGTCGGCGACTTTCTGTATTCCCGCTCGTTCCAGATGATGGTCGGCGTGGGCAAGATGCGCGTGATGGAGATTCTTTCGGAAGCGACCAACATCATTTCCGAAGGCGAAGTCCTGCAGCTGTTGAACATGCACGACGCTGACGTCGACGAAGCGCGCTACATGCAGGTGATCCGCTACAAGACGGCGAAGCTGTTCGAGGCGGCGGCCCAGTTGGGCGCTGTGCTGGCGGGCGCGGACGCGACCACGGAAGCGGCCGCAGCAGAATTCGGCCGGCGTATCGGCACGGCATTCCAGATCATGGACGACTGGCTCGACTACACGGGCACGCCGGAATCGATGGGCAAGAACGCTGGCGACGATCTGCGTGAAGGCAAGCCGACGCTGCCGCTCATCTATCTGATCGAACGCGGCACGCCCGAGCAGGCGGCGCTTGCGCGCGAGGCGATTGAGCAAGGCGGCACCGACCGATTCGACGAGATTTTCGAAGCGATCACGCGCTCCGGCGCGCTGGATCACACGCTCGATTGCGCGAAGCAGGAAGCGCAGGCCGCAGTTGCAGCAATTTCTTCGTTTCCCGATTCCATTTACAAAGAAAGCCTGCTAGAATTATGTTCTTACTCGACGACGAGGCAGTCTTAA
- the rplU gene encoding 50S ribosomal protein L21 gives MYAVIKTGGKQYKVAVGEKLKVEQIPADIDAEITLDQVLAVGEGESIKFGTPLVSGASVKATVVSQGRHKKVTIFKMRRRKHYQKHGGHRQNYTELRIDAINA, from the coding sequence ATGTACGCGGTCATAAAAACCGGCGGCAAGCAGTATAAAGTTGCTGTCGGCGAAAAACTTAAAGTAGAACAGATACCGGCAGACATTGACGCTGAAATCACGCTCGACCAGGTTCTCGCAGTGGGCGAAGGCGAATCGATTAAGTTCGGTACGCCGCTGGTCAGTGGGGCTTCCGTCAAAGCTACCGTCGTGTCTCAAGGTCGTCACAAGAAAGTGACCATCTTCAAGATGCGCCGCCGGAAGCACTACCAGAAGCATGGCGGCCACCGCCAGAACTACACCGAACTGCGCATCGACGCGATCAACGCGTAA
- a CDS encoding prepilin peptidase produces the protein MPTTLTSVSEPSFSGPLARFADSLGAAFGTLPAGAQIAFVIAFGLVIGSFLNVVVHRLPIMLERAWRAEVSEATDHAFDEDGLPGRYNLWLPRSACPHCGHVLRAWENVPVLSYLLLRGRCSHCKTHVSFRYPLLELSSAALALGALISFGATGTALAAFALCATLLAMSAIDIDTHLLPDSMTLPLLWAGLIVNFNTVFASLHDAVIGAIAGYLALWCVHWVFKIVRGVEGMGYGDFKLLAALGAWLGWAALPQIILIAAVTGAVVGLVATWIGRMRFEEPLPFGPFLAAGGAVTLFVGTPLYMALGG, from the coding sequence ATGCCGACCACGCTCACGTCCGTGTCAGAACCTTCCTTCAGCGGCCCGCTCGCCCGTTTCGCGGACAGCCTCGGCGCAGCCTTCGGCACGCTGCCGGCGGGCGCGCAGATCGCGTTCGTGATTGCATTCGGTCTGGTGATCGGCAGCTTCCTGAACGTCGTCGTGCACCGCTTGCCGATCATGCTCGAGCGCGCGTGGCGCGCCGAAGTGAGCGAAGCGACGGACCACGCATTCGATGAAGACGGCCTGCCCGGGCGCTACAACCTCTGGTTGCCGCGCAGCGCATGCCCACATTGCGGCCACGTGCTGCGCGCGTGGGAGAACGTTCCGGTGCTCAGCTATCTGCTGTTGCGCGGCCGGTGCTCGCACTGCAAGACGCACGTGAGCTTTCGATATCCGCTGCTCGAACTGTCGAGCGCGGCGCTAGCACTGGGGGCGCTCATCTCGTTTGGCGCAACGGGCACAGCGCTCGCGGCGTTCGCCCTATGCGCGACACTGCTGGCAATGAGCGCAATTGATATCGACACACACCTGTTACCGGACTCGATGACCTTGCCCTTGCTCTGGGCCGGCCTCATCGTCAACTTCAATACCGTGTTCGCGAGCCTGCACGATGCTGTGATAGGTGCAATCGCAGGCTACCTCGCGCTGTGGTGCGTGCATTGGGTGTTCAAGATCGTGCGAGGCGTCGAAGGCATGGGTTACGGCGACTTCAAGCTGCTCGCTGCGCTCGGCGCGTGGCTCGGTTGGGCTGCGCTGCCGCAGATCATTCTGATTGCCGCCGTGACGGGCGCCGTCGTCGGGCTGGTCGCGACATGGATCGGGCGCATGCGTTTCGAAGAGCCGCTGCCTTTCGGTCCGTTCCTCGCAGCAGGCGGCGCCGTGACGCTGTTCGTCGGCACGCCGCTTTACATGGCTTTGGGAGGCTGA
- a CDS encoding HlyC/CorC family transporter, with amino-acid sequence MEQLPLWAQIGAVVLLLICSSFFAISETAMMAINRHRLKHLATKGALGAKTTQGLLARTDELLSTVLIGNNLFNTIIPVLTTSIALHTFGSNNLVLSIATGIVAFLIIVFAEITPKIVGATFPEKIALPASLLIAPLMRVSKPLIWFVNLFANGILRVLHINTKGAHDQRLSTEELRTIVLESGSFMPTKHRSILLNLFDLENITVDDVMIPRRRIEALDFDAPFEQILHQLETCYHNKLIVYQGDFDRVLGVLHVRKTLSALHNQELERDTLRELLAEPYFVPTGTPVFQQLQFFQESRHRTALVVDEYGELQGLVTPEDIIEELIGEFTTSVPRSASSRGGWNEEGECIVAGSMPLRELNRWLQLKLPTDGPKTLNGLILEVLEEIPEGDVCVKINDIKIEVMRSDDQAIRTVKIFRPGPAPGSKIKRLVGR; translated from the coding sequence GTGGAACAACTTCCCTTATGGGCGCAAATAGGCGCCGTCGTCCTGCTTCTCATCTGCTCCAGCTTCTTTGCCATTTCCGAGACAGCGATGATGGCGATCAACCGCCATCGCCTGAAACATCTCGCGACCAAGGGTGCGCTCGGCGCGAAGACCACTCAAGGCCTGCTCGCGCGCACGGATGAACTGCTGAGCACCGTCCTGATCGGCAACAACCTGTTCAACACGATCATCCCAGTGCTGACCACGTCGATCGCGCTGCACACATTCGGCAGCAATAACCTCGTGCTGTCGATTGCGACGGGTATCGTTGCGTTTCTCATCATCGTGTTCGCCGAAATCACGCCGAAGATCGTGGGCGCGACGTTCCCGGAAAAGATCGCGCTTCCCGCCAGCCTGCTGATCGCGCCGCTCATGCGCGTGTCGAAGCCGCTGATCTGGTTCGTGAACCTGTTCGCGAACGGCATCTTGCGCGTGCTTCATATCAATACCAAGGGCGCGCACGACCAGCGGCTGTCGACGGAAGAACTGCGCACCATCGTGCTCGAGTCCGGCAGCTTCATGCCGACCAAGCACCGCAGCATTTTGCTGAACCTGTTCGACCTCGAAAACATCACCGTCGACGACGTGATGATCCCGCGCCGCCGTATCGAAGCACTCGATTTCGATGCGCCATTCGAGCAGATCCTGCATCAGCTCGAAACCTGCTATCACAACAAGCTGATCGTCTATCAAGGCGATTTCGACCGCGTGCTCGGCGTGCTCCACGTGCGCAAGACGCTGTCCGCCCTGCACAACCAGGAACTGGAACGCGACACGCTGCGCGAACTGCTCGCGGAGCCGTACTTCGTGCCGACGGGCACGCCCGTTTTCCAGCAACTTCAGTTCTTTCAGGAAAGCCGTCATCGCACTGCGCTCGTCGTCGATGAGTACGGCGAACTGCAGGGGCTCGTGACACCCGAGGACATCATCGAGGAACTGATCGGCGAATTCACGACGTCCGTGCCGCGTAGCGCCAGTTCGCGCGGCGGCTGGAACGAGGAAGGTGAATGCATCGTCGCGGGCAGCATGCCGCTGCGCGAGTTGAACCGCTGGCTGCAACTGAAGTTGCCGACGGACGGTCCGAAAACGCTGAACGGATTGATCCTGGAAGTTCTCGAAGAAATTCCGGAAGGCGATGTCTGCGTAAAGATTAACGACATCAAAATCGAAGTAATGCGCAGCGACGATCAGGCAATCAGAACAGTTAAGATTTTTCGCCCCGGTCCCGCGCCTGGGTCGAAGATCAAGCGGCTTGTCGGCCGCTGA
- the argJ gene encoding bifunctional glutamate N-acetyltransferase/amino-acid acetyltransferase ArgJ codes for MAVNFPSIDPAQLHPVAGVTLGWAEANIRKPNRKDVLVISVDEGATVAGVFTLNRFCAAPVTVCREHLERVRTGGKGIRALVVNTGNANAGTGEPGMAHARETCDELARLAGIAPEQVLPFSTGVILEPLPIDRLKAGLPAALANRQAAHWYDAAQAIMTTDTLPKAVSRQVKVDGHTVTMTGISKGAGMIKPNMATMLGFLAFDANVAQPVLDELVKHVADRSFNCVTIDGDTSTNDSFILIASGKSSLPAITSTDSPAYVALRDAVTETAQTLSQLIVRDGEGATKFMTVQVEGGSSVAECRQIAYAIGHSPLVKTAFYASDPNLGRILAAIGYAGVTDLDVGKIDLYLDDVLVAKAGGRNPEYKEEDGQRVMKKAEILIRVVLGRGDAQATIWTCDLSHDYVSINADYRS; via the coding sequence ATGGCTGTCAATTTCCCCTCGATCGATCCCGCTCAACTCCATCCCGTCGCCGGCGTCACGCTAGGCTGGGCCGAGGCGAATATCCGCAAGCCGAACCGCAAGGACGTGCTCGTCATTTCCGTCGACGAAGGCGCGACGGTCGCGGGCGTGTTCACGTTGAACCGCTTTTGCGCCGCGCCCGTGACGGTATGCCGCGAGCATCTGGAGCGCGTGCGCACGGGCGGCAAGGGCATTCGCGCACTGGTCGTGAACACGGGCAATGCGAACGCTGGCACGGGCGAGCCGGGCATGGCGCACGCGCGTGAAACGTGCGACGAACTCGCGCGCCTTGCCGGTATCGCGCCCGAGCAGGTGCTGCCGTTCTCGACGGGCGTGATTCTGGAGCCGCTGCCCATCGACCGCCTGAAAGCCGGTCTGCCGGCCGCGCTGGCGAACCGTCAGGCTGCCCACTGGTACGACGCCGCGCAGGCCATCATGACCACCGACACGCTGCCGAAAGCCGTGTCGCGCCAGGTCAAGGTCGACGGCCACACGGTCACGATGACGGGCATCAGCAAGGGCGCGGGCATGATCAAGCCGAACATGGCGACGATGCTCGGCTTTCTCGCATTCGACGCCAACGTCGCGCAGCCGGTGCTCGACGAACTGGTCAAGCATGTCGCCGACCGCTCGTTCAACTGCGTCACGATCGACGGCGATACGTCGACCAACGACTCGTTCATCCTGATCGCATCGGGCAAGTCGAGCCTGCCCGCCATCACGTCGACGGATTCGCCCGCCTATGTCGCGCTGCGCGATGCCGTGACGGAAACGGCGCAGACGCTCTCGCAACTGATCGTGCGTGACGGCGAAGGCGCGACGAAATTCATGACGGTGCAGGTCGAAGGCGGATCGAGTGTCGCCGAGTGCCGCCAGATTGCTTACGCGATCGGTCATTCGCCGCTCGTGAAGACCGCGTTCTACGCATCGGACCCGAACCTGGGCCGTATTCTGGCCGCGATCGGCTATGCAGGCGTGACGGACCTCGACGTCGGCAAGATCGACCTGTATCTGGATGATGTGCTCGTTGCGAAAGCGGGCGGACGCAATCCGGAATACAAGGAAGAAGACGGACAGCGCGTGATGAAGAAGGCCGAAATCCTGATTCGCGTCGTGCTCGGCCGTGGCGACGCGCAAGCGACGATCTGGACGTGCGATCTGTCGCATGATTACGTGAGCATCAACGCCGACTACCGTTCCTGA
- a CDS encoding DNA gyrase inhibitor YacG — MVTVVKCPSCGRDVRWTSENRFRPFCSERCKQIDLGAWAAEKYKIGGTDEEPPTDDTPGEHRSH; from the coding sequence ATGGTCACTGTAGTCAAATGCCCAAGCTGCGGTAGAGATGTCCGCTGGACTTCCGAGAACCGCTTCCGTCCCTTCTGTTCCGAGCGCTGCAAGCAGATCGATCTCGGCGCGTGGGCTGCCGAGAAATACAAGATCGGCGGCACCGACGAAGAACCGCCAACCGACGACACGCCCGGCGAGCACCGCTCGCACTGA
- the coaE gene encoding dephospho-CoA kinase (Dephospho-CoA kinase (CoaE) performs the final step in coenzyme A biosynthesis.): protein MFAVGLTGGIGSGKSTVADLFAKRGVTLVDTDVIAHRITAPRGLAMPSIATEFGPSFVTSDGSLDRARMRALVFSDENARKRLEAITHPLIRAETERQRQQAPGPYVIVVVPLLVESGSWKTRVNRVLAVDCSVETQIARVMRRNAFTREQVLAIIARQATREARLAAADDVIVNDNRSLEELDVDVDQLHRTYVSLAGA from the coding sequence ATGTTTGCTGTTGGATTGACGGGCGGCATCGGCAGCGGCAAGTCCACGGTTGCCGATCTGTTCGCAAAACGCGGCGTGACGCTCGTCGATACCGACGTGATCGCGCACCGCATCACCGCGCCGCGGGGTCTCGCCATGCCGTCCATCGCGACGGAGTTCGGCCCATCGTTCGTTACCTCAGACGGCTCGCTCGATCGCGCCCGTATGCGCGCGCTGGTTTTCAGCGACGAGAACGCGCGCAAGCGGCTCGAAGCGATCACGCATCCTTTGATCCGTGCGGAGACCGAGCGTCAGCGTCAACAGGCGCCGGGACCATATGTGATCGTCGTCGTGCCGCTGCTCGTCGAATCAGGTAGCTGGAAAACGCGTGTAAATCGGGTGCTGGCCGTCGATTGCAGCGTCGAGACGCAGATCGCGCGCGTCATGCGCCGCAATGCGTTCACGCGCGAACAGGTACTCGCGATCATCGCGCGCCAGGCCACGCGCGAAGCGCGCCTCGCCGCCGCCGACGATGTAATCGTCAACGACAACCGATCGCTCGAAGAACTCGACGTTGACGTCGATCAGCTTCATCGCACGTATGTTTCGCTCGCGGGTGCCTAA
- the rpmA gene encoding 50S ribosomal protein L27, translated as MAHKKAGGSSRNGRDSESKRLGVKVYGGQAILAGGIIVRQRGTRMHPGENVGIGKDHTLFALTDGHVKFTTKGAGKKHLVNVVPAAV; from the coding sequence ATGGCACACAAAAAGGCAGGCGGATCGTCCCGGAACGGCCGCGACTCCGAGTCGAAACGACTTGGCGTGAAAGTGTACGGCGGTCAGGCGATCCTGGCTGGCGGCATCATCGTGCGTCAACGCGGCACGCGTATGCACCCGGGCGAAAACGTCGGCATCGGCAAGGACCACACCTTGTTCGCGCTGACGGACGGCCACGTCAAGTTCACGACGAAGGGCGCCGGCAAGAAGCATCTGGTCAACGTCGTCCCGGCTGCTGTCTGA
- a CDS encoding GspE/PulE family protein, with amino-acid sequence MRTSSNTAAPSPNVAANRPALQPATPDADSPPAVRLLADTLQEAARLNASDLHIEPMEHGWRMRLRVDGVLHELARPPAHLRDAFITRVKVLARMDIAERRVPQDGRLRLPIAAGRVEDYRVNSLPTLFGEKLVLRRLEALPADLSLDSLGLAPGQRDIVDPSIHSPHGLVLVTGPTGSGKTMSLYCFLQLLNAESRKLCSVEDPAEIQLAGINQVSVREKAGLTFAVALRAFLRQDPDVIMVGEIRDEETADVAVKAAQTGHLVLSTLHTNDAPAAIARLIDIGVEPYNLAAALRLVTAQRLVRRLCPGCRQAALETPTSLRAAGVPDDQIAHWRPYVPQGCEACHGIGFRGRIGIHQTMAVSDAMRELIVARAGTHEIARQAHVERVQTLREAALARAFDGTTSLAEALSATEVA; translated from the coding sequence ATGCGCACTTCTTCCAACACCGCAGCACCCTCGCCCAACGTCGCCGCGAACAGGCCGGCGCTTCAACCCGCCACGCCTGACGCGGACAGCCCGCCTGCAGTACGCCTGCTCGCCGACACGCTCCAGGAAGCCGCGCGCCTCAACGCATCCGATCTGCACATCGAACCGATGGAGCACGGCTGGAGGATGCGTCTGCGCGTCGACGGCGTGTTGCACGAACTCGCGCGGCCACCCGCGCATCTGCGCGATGCGTTCATCACGCGCGTGAAAGTGCTGGCGCGCATGGATATCGCCGAGCGGCGCGTGCCGCAGGACGGCCGCTTGCGCCTGCCTATCGCGGCGGGTCGCGTCGAAGACTATCGCGTGAACTCACTGCCTACGCTGTTCGGCGAAAAACTCGTGCTGCGGCGGCTCGAAGCGCTGCCCGCCGATCTCTCGCTCGATTCGCTCGGACTCGCACCCGGACAGCGCGACATCGTGGACCCGTCGATCCACTCGCCCCATGGGCTCGTGCTCGTCACGGGTCCGACGGGCAGCGGCAAGACGATGTCGCTGTACTGCTTCCTGCAACTGCTGAATGCCGAGTCGCGCAAACTCTGTTCGGTCGAAGATCCAGCCGAAATCCAGCTTGCGGGCATCAACCAGGTCAGCGTGCGCGAAAAGGCTGGGTTGACGTTTGCCGTCGCGCTGCGCGCGTTTCTGCGTCAGGACCCGGACGTCATCATGGTCGGAGAAATCCGCGACGAAGAGACAGCCGACGTCGCCGTCAAGGCAGCGCAAACAGGACACCTCGTCCTGTCGACGCTGCATACGAACGATGCACCTGCGGCCATCGCGCGTCTGATCGACATCGGCGTCGAGCCCTACAACCTCGCGGCCGCATTGCGACTCGTCACGGCGCAGCGGCTGGTGCGGCGTCTGTGCCCTGGATGCAGACAAGCTGCGTTGGAAACGCCCACTTCGCTACGCGCGGCCGGCGTGCCCGACGATCAGATCGCGCACTGGCGCCCCTACGTTCCACAGGGATGCGAAGCGTGTCATGGGATCGGCTTTCGCGGACGCATCGGCATTCATCAAACCATGGCGGTTTCGGACGCGATGCGCGAACTCATCGTCGCGCGCGCCGGTACGCATGAGATCGCGCGGCAGGCACACGTCGAGCGCGTGCAGACCTTGCGCGAAGCCGCGCTGGCCCGCGCATTCGACGGCACGACAAGCCTCGCCGAAGCATTGAGCGCAACGGAGGTCGCATGA
- a CDS encoding NUDIX domain-containing protein, which produces MSDAAQSHAGELNEAGRPVTEVAVGVLVQPDGRYLLAQRPAGKPYEGYWEFPGGKLEPGETVEAALARELHEELGIDVQASHRWHVLEHDYPHAYVRLYFCKVTAWHGEPHGREGQAFAWQTLPAQVSPLLPATIPVLEWLAAE; this is translated from the coding sequence ATGAGCGACGCAGCGCAAAGCCACGCGGGCGAGTTGAACGAAGCTGGCCGTCCCGTCACGGAAGTGGCCGTCGGCGTGCTCGTTCAGCCCGATGGCCGCTATCTGCTCGCGCAACGGCCCGCCGGAAAACCGTACGAAGGCTATTGGGAATTTCCGGGCGGCAAGCTGGAGCCGGGCGAAACGGTGGAAGCGGCGCTCGCGCGCGAACTGCACGAAGAACTCGGCATTGACGTGCAGGCGAGCCATCGCTGGCACGTGCTTGAGCACGACTATCCGCACGCCTACGTGCGCCTCTATTTCTGCAAGGTGACGGCGTGGCACGGCGAGCCGCACGGGCGCGAAGGTCAGGCGTTCGCGTGGCAGACGCTGCCGGCTCAGGTGTCGCCGCTGTTGCCCGCGACGATTCCCGTACTGGAGTGGCTCGCGGCGGAGTGA
- the zapD gene encoding cell division protein ZapD, with the protein MILYEYPFNERIRTLLRLEDLFERFTFFLTQEDAREHHVALTTLFEISEVAGRADLKSDLMKELERQRQTLAPFRGNPGIEQNALEAVLGEIEQTLAGLTQMQGKTGQHLADNEWLASIRSRAIIPGGTCKFDLPSYYAWQQTHPDQRRQDIAKWVMPLLPLRDAAAIVLRLARESGQASKVMAMQGSYQQMLSGRTYQLMQVRVAPELRVIPEASANKYMLWVRFTVQDGDLRPRAVDVDVPFQLTLCSL; encoded by the coding sequence TTGATCCTTTACGAGTATCCCTTCAATGAGCGAATCCGGACGCTGCTGCGCCTCGAAGATCTGTTCGAGCGCTTCACGTTCTTTCTGACTCAGGAAGATGCCAGGGAACATCACGTCGCGCTGACTACGCTGTTCGAAATCTCGGAAGTCGCGGGCCGCGCGGATCTGAAGTCCGATTTGATGAAGGAACTGGAGCGGCAGCGTCAAACGCTCGCTCCGTTTCGCGGTAATCCCGGCATCGAGCAGAACGCGCTCGAAGCCGTCCTCGGCGAAATCGAACAGACGCTCGCCGGGCTGACGCAAATGCAAGGCAAGACTGGCCAGCATCTTGCTGATAACGAATGGCTCGCGAGCATTCGTAGCCGCGCCATCATCCCGGGCGGCACCTGCAAGTTCGATCTTCCGTCGTACTACGCGTGGCAGCAGACACATCCCGACCAGCGTCGCCAGGACATCGCTAAGTGGGTCATGCCGCTTCTGCCCCTACGCGACGCAGCTGCCATCGTGCTGCGGCTTGCGCGCGAATCGGGGCAGGCTTCGAAAGTGATGGCCATGCAGGGTAGTTACCAGCAAATGCTGTCGGGTCGCACGTATCAGCTGATGCAGGTGCGCGTGGCACCGGAATTACGGGTGATCCCGGAGGCCAGTGCCAACAAGTACATGTTGTGGGTGCGCTTCACCGTGCAGGACGGCGATCTGCGTCCGCGCGCGGTCGATGTCGACGTGCCGTTCCAGTTGACGCTGTGCAGTCTTTAA
- a CDS encoding type II secretion system F family protein, whose protein sequence is MTATTMQEQRFEWRAFDAQGVRRRGTVIAPDLSTARALLKQDALYAVEWTARGAAPQPKVRAADVTLFTRQLSSLLRAGLPLAPSLELLAHASSNDHARTKGMPRIVHALARDLTAGLGFSSALARHPAQFGTLYCQLVEVGEASGALPTVLARLADDRERAVAQRAKVRAALTYPVAILLLALAITAALLVWVVPTFKQIFDGFGAKLPAPTQLVLAMSAAAGRWSVPLASLACVLVFAMRRVLRRSEAARLQFARATLRLPVAGSLLTTLCAARWSRALGTLLSAGTPLADAFDSLAHATGNAWFDRATVAISAQLRRGVRLAPAMREAQCFPEEIVQPVAIAEESGTLDTMLLDVASLSDRQVDEKIAGLASLCEPLVIVVLGGLVGGLVVAMYLPIIQLGNVV, encoded by the coding sequence ATGACGGCTACGACCATGCAGGAACAGCGTTTCGAGTGGCGAGCGTTCGACGCGCAAGGCGTGCGTCGGCGCGGAACGGTGATCGCGCCGGATCTCTCGACGGCGCGCGCGTTGCTGAAACAGGACGCACTCTATGCCGTCGAATGGACTGCGCGCGGCGCAGCGCCTCAGCCCAAAGTACGCGCCGCCGACGTCACATTGTTCACGCGCCAGTTATCGAGTCTGCTGCGCGCGGGCTTGCCGCTTGCGCCATCGCTCGAACTGTTGGCGCATGCATCGTCGAATGACCACGCGCGAACCAAAGGCATGCCGCGCATCGTCCACGCGCTGGCGCGTGACCTCACCGCGGGCTTGGGCTTTTCGTCGGCGCTTGCCCGCCACCCGGCGCAGTTCGGCACGCTGTACTGCCAGCTGGTCGAGGTCGGTGAAGCCTCGGGCGCGCTGCCGACCGTCCTTGCACGGCTCGCCGACGACCGCGAGCGCGCCGTCGCCCAGCGCGCGAAAGTGCGCGCCGCGCTCACCTACCCCGTCGCGATCCTGCTGCTCGCGCTCGCCATCACAGCCGCGCTGCTCGTGTGGGTCGTCCCGACGTTCAAGCAGATCTTTGACGGCTTCGGCGCAAAGCTGCCCGCGCCGACGCAACTCGTACTCGCGATGTCCGCCGCGGCTGGACGCTGGAGCGTGCCGCTCGCCTCGCTTGCATGCGTGCTCGTGTTCGCGATGCGTCGCGTGCTGCGGCGCTCGGAAGCGGCTCGTCTGCAATTCGCCCGCGCGACGCTGCGTCTGCCCGTCGCCGGTTCGCTGCTCACGACGCTGTGCGCGGCGCGCTGGAGCCGCGCGCTCGGCACGTTGCTGTCGGCCGGCACGCCGCTCGCCGACGCATTCGATTCGCTCGCGCACGCAACGGGCAACGCCTGGTTCGATCGCGCGACCGTCGCGATCTCAGCGCAGCTTAGACGCGGCGTGCGGCTCGCGCCCGCGATGCGTGAAGCGCAATGTTTCCCCGAAGAAATCGTGCAACCCGTCGCCATCGCCGAGGAGTCGGGCACGCTGGATACGATGCTGCTCGATGTGGCGTCGCTGAGCGATCGTCAGGTAGACGAAAAGATCGCGGGCCTCGCGAGCCTGTGCGAGCCGCTCGTGATCGTCGTGCTGGGCGGGCTGGTCGGCGGTCTGGTCGTCGCGATGTATCTTCCCATCATCCAACTTGGCAACGTGGTGTAG